In one Dama dama isolate Ldn47 chromosome 5, ASM3311817v1, whole genome shotgun sequence genomic region, the following are encoded:
- the VPS37B gene encoding vacuolar protein sorting-associated protein 37B isoform X3 — translation MTLASNRSLAEGNLLYQPQLDSRKAHLTQKYQELQVLFEAYQIKKTKLDKQSSSASLETLLALLQAEGAKIEEDTENMAEKFLDGELPLDSFIDVYQSKRKLAHMRRVKIEKLQEMVLKGQRLPQAPAPTPLPPRVPEPAPAAPLPYPIPEASGPPSVVPRRIPPPPPPAPAGRLATPFTAAMGSGQALPYPAVQCPPLPPRGGLPAQQGFSAQQFVSPPYPPALPQRPPPRLPPHQPGFILQ, via the exons ATGACGCTGGCCAGCAACCGGAGCCTGGCAGAAGGAAACCTCCTCTACCAGCCCCAGCTGGACTCGCGGAAGGCTCATTTGACCCAGAAATACCAAGAACTCCAGGTGCTCTTTGAAGCCTATCAGATAAAGAAGACCAAGCTAG ATAAACAGTCCAGCAGCGCTTCCTTGGAGACCCTCTTAGCGCTCCTGCAGGCGGAAGGGGCCAAGATTGAGGAAGACACCGAG AACATGGCTGAGAAGTTTCTCGATGGAGAACTCCCTCTGGACTCCTTCATCGACGTCTATCAGAGCAAGCGGAAACTGGCCCACATGCGAAGGGTCAAAATCgagaagctccaggagatggtgctgAAGGGGCAGAGACTGCCGCAGGCCCCCGCGCCCACCCCGCTGCCACCCAGGGTGCCCGAGCCGGCCCCTGCCGCCCCCCTGCCCTACCCCATCCCGGAGGCCAGCGGGCCCCCCTCCGTGGTGCCTCGGCGCATcccgcccccaccgcccccagcGCCTGCAGGACGCTTAGCCACGCCGTTCACTGCCGCCATGGGCTCAGGACAGGCCCTCCCGTACCCGGCCGTGCAGTGCCCGCCCCTGCCCCCCCGAGGGGGCCTCCCCGCCCAGCAGGGCTTCTCCGCGCAGCAGTTTGTGTCGCCACCGTACCCGCCAGCGCTGCCCCAGAGACCCCCGCCCCGGCTGCCCCCACACCAGCCCGGCTTCATCCTCCAGTGA
- the VPS37B gene encoding vacuolar protein sorting-associated protein 37B isoform X2 — MPSLNPDPARGSGAQTQNVQLNKEMTLASNRSLAEGNLLYQPQLDSRKAHLTQKYQELQVLFEAYQIKKTKLDKQSSSASLETLLALLQAEGAKIEEDTENMAEKFLDGELPLDSFIDVYQSKRKLAHMRRVKIEKLQEMVLKGQRLPQAPAPTPLPPRVPEPAPAAPLPYPIPEASGPPSVVPRRIPPPPPPAPAGRLATPFTAAMGSGQALPYPAVQCPPLPPRGGLPAQQGFSAQQFVSPPYPPALPQRPPPRLPPHQPGFILQ; from the exons ACACAGAATGTTCAGCTCAACAAGGAGATGACGCTGGCCAGCAACCGGAGCCTGGCAGAAGGAAACCTCCTCTACCAGCCCCAGCTGGACTCGCGGAAGGCTCATTTGACCCAGAAATACCAAGAACTCCAGGTGCTCTTTGAAGCCTATCAGATAAAGAAGACCAAGCTAG ATAAACAGTCCAGCAGCGCTTCCTTGGAGACCCTCTTAGCGCTCCTGCAGGCGGAAGGGGCCAAGATTGAGGAAGACACCGAG AACATGGCTGAGAAGTTTCTCGATGGAGAACTCCCTCTGGACTCCTTCATCGACGTCTATCAGAGCAAGCGGAAACTGGCCCACATGCGAAGGGTCAAAATCgagaagctccaggagatggtgctgAAGGGGCAGAGACTGCCGCAGGCCCCCGCGCCCACCCCGCTGCCACCCAGGGTGCCCGAGCCGGCCCCTGCCGCCCCCCTGCCCTACCCCATCCCGGAGGCCAGCGGGCCCCCCTCCGTGGTGCCTCGGCGCATcccgcccccaccgcccccagcGCCTGCAGGACGCTTAGCCACGCCGTTCACTGCCGCCATGGGCTCAGGACAGGCCCTCCCGTACCCGGCCGTGCAGTGCCCGCCCCTGCCCCCCCGAGGGGGCCTCCCCGCCCAGCAGGGCTTCTCCGCGCAGCAGTTTGTGTCGCCACCGTACCCGCCAGCGCTGCCCCAGAGACCCCCGCCCCGGCTGCCCCCACACCAGCCCGGCTTCATCCTCCAGTGA